The Bacillus sp. NEB1478 genome contains the following window.
TAATTTTGTTGTAATGCTAAGCGTTTTTAATGTTATCAGATATAGAAAAGTAAGGCAATAAATTTTTTAACTGTTCTGAAAAATCATTAGTTATTTTTCACTTTAATGGCTGCTCCATTATTCGTTATAAAATATTTGATAGAGGCAACTGTCCCGATCCCATATAGCGCATACTGAAGCCCTACTAACAATCCGCCTGGAGTAAATTTACCATCTTGCCAGAAAGCATAAAGAACTCCTAAAACAACGGCGATGATCGGAATGTACCGATTAGAAACACGATTCGTTTGACGAATGGCATATAAAATGACAGCAAGGCCAACGTACGGTGTAAAAGTTGTAAGCAGACTCATCTGATTGCCTCCTCTAAAAGAGTGTTGTCAAACCATTACTTGTAATATGAATATTAGAAATTTGGGCGAAAAAGACCTTAATGCAAAAGAAAAAAAGCGATTTCCAAGTGAAAATAATCGCTTTGGGACCGCTTTTTTCTCCAATTTTATTACAATTGAATGTTATCTCTGATAAAGAGCTATAAATCATTAAAATGATAGCTTTCAGTTACCACTGAAATTTATCCTAACTAGATATTTCCACGGTAAAGGTAAATATTTCCACGGTAAACCTCAATAATCCCACGTTATTTTAAATATATCCACGTTAGCAAAAATTCTACTATTTCATGGTTGTTGCTTGTGCAGTTTTGTAATGATTTGATTACAATCTACCACGATTCTGTCGATCAGTTCTTTCGCAGACTGTCTTTTGCTCATAGCTGAAGCTTGCCCAGCCCACATCGAGAGCATTTCTTTATTTTTTCTTCGACCTGCTTCTTTTCTAATATCAGAAGTTAAAATGTGCTGGAAGGGATAAGGCGGCAAATTTCCCGTTGGAATTTGCTCGAGTTCCATCATCATCTCATTCTTAATACCTCTCGCACTTTTTCCTGAAAAAGATTTTGTGATTTTCGTATCGGTGTCATTACTGGATAGAATCGCTTGTTGATGGATGTCATTTGCTCCGCTCTCGTTAACCGTTAAAAATGCTGTTCCAAGCTGAACGCCGGATGCTCCAAGCGAAAGGGCTGCAGCAAAACCTCTTCCGTCCATGATTCCACCGGCTGCGACTACAGGACAGCTGACTGCGTCAACGATCTGTGGAACTAAGGCAAACGTTCCGATCAATGCTTCGTGCTCATTTGAGATAAACGTTCCTCGATGTCCTCCCGCTTCACTTCCCTGGGCGACGATAACATCAACTCCTATTTTTTCAAGAACTACCGCTTCTTCAACATTCGTAGCTGTGGCCATAACGATTATGTCTTTATCCTTTAGCTTTTTCACCAGTTCTACAGATGGCTGATCAAATGTAAAACTGACAATCTTCACTCCAGATTCAATAACAACTTCGAGTTGCTGTTCAAAAATATCTTTCATGTCTGGAATCGTATGTATCTCTGGTATTTCGAGCTTTTTTCGGTAGTGATTCAACAGCTTTTGCATGTTCAGAATTTGTTGTTCGTTTTTTTCATAGGACTGTGGAAGAAAAAGATTTACGGCAAATGGAGCTTCCGTTCGATCTTTGATTTGTAAAATTGCTTTTTTGATATCCTCTGGTTGCATATAACCTGCCCCTAGTGTACCAAGACCACCTGCATTACTTACTGTAGCAACAAGATCTGCTGTGGTCGGTCCACCTGCCATCCCCGCCTGAATGATTGGATATTTCAATGTTCAATCGTTTACTCAGCATTCTCTCACCTCAACAATAGAGTTCTTATCTCTATTTTATAAAGAAATCTTGGATAACGCTATTACTAACCCGTCAGCCTTACACTGATACTATCTACTTTTGTCTAAAATCTCTTCGCTACAAGTTATACTTTTTGGTAGTGCTAAAAAGGAAAGGCAGCAGTCTTGTTTTTGACTGCAGCCTTTTTATTTATACTGCTATTTTTTTTGAATCATTCAATTCTTTCAAAGCTTGTTCACTCTGACTTTCATCAAATTCGTTCTCGCTTTTCGAAACGACGATTGTCGCAATACCGTTTCCAATCAAGTTCACGATCGCACGCGCTTCACTCATGAATCGGTCAACACCAAGCAATAGAGCTAATCCTTCAACAGGAATAACTGACATGGCTGATAAGGTTGAAGCTAGTACGATAAAGCCACCGCCTGTAACGGCTGCTGCTCCCTTCGATGTCAGCATTAGAATAGCGATGATCGTCAGCTGCTGTGTCAAACTGAGATCGATGTTGAACACTTGTGCTAAAAAGACCACTGCCATAGAAAGATAGATTGACGTTCCATCCAGGTTGAACGAGTAACCTGTTGGAATAACAAGTCCGACAACCG
Protein-coding sequences here:
- a CDS encoding phage holin family protein, producing the protein MSLLTTFTPYVGLAVILYAIRQTNRVSNRYIPIIAVVLGVLYAFWQDGKFTPGGLLVGLQYALYGIGTVASIKYFITNNGAAIKVKNN
- a CDS encoding DUF561 domain-containing protein; translated protein: MKYPIIQAGMAGGPTTADLVATVSNAGGLGTLGAGYMQPEDIKKAILQIKDRTEAPFAVNLFLPQSYEKNEQQILNMQKLLNHYRKKLEIPEIHTIPDMKDIFEQQLEVVIESGVKIVSFTFDQPSVELVKKLKDKDIIVMATATNVEEAVVLEKIGVDVIVAQGSEAGGHRGTFISNEHEALIGTFALVPQIVDAVSCPVVAAGGIMDGRGFAAALSLGASGVQLGTAFLTVNESGANDIHQQAILSSNDTDTKITKSFSGKSARGIKNEMMMELEQIPTGNLPPYPFQHILTSDIRKEAGRRKNKEMLSMWAGQASAMSKRQSAKELIDRIVVDCNQIITKLHKQQP